The Pseudomonas sp. TH06 genome has a window encoding:
- a CDS encoding DUF2817 domain-containing protein — protein sequence MHSEFPTESSYRDQREQFITAANAAGATLTSYAHPRCGPFGEPLSTDVAMLGDPQAKRRLVALSGTHGVEGYYGSDCQIDWLKTFEPGSLPKDVAVVMVHLINPWGTAWLRRVNEDNIDLNRNHLDFSGPLPDNRAYAALHEIYACTDLNGPERKRANALLDAQINEQGWPAVMSIVEGGQHSHPDGLFYGGRAPSWSNRTLHQIIDVHLSGAETVMCFDLHTGAGEYGHPMLLTITQAPYPALAQAQAIYGPWLYTLHTGADTLSETGVAATATGYTSQALLNALPDVQLMPFVIECGTYPGPDVHRHLRDDHWLHLHGDPLDAVGREIKLKLLEQFYPADPDWRAMVGLRTRQIWVKGLLALSTEKPE from the coding sequence ATGCACAGCGAGTTCCCCACCGAATCCAGCTACCGCGATCAACGCGAACAGTTCATCACCGCCGCCAATGCTGCCGGCGCCACGCTCACTTCGTACGCGCATCCACGTTGCGGGCCATTCGGTGAACCCCTGAGCACCGACGTCGCCATGCTCGGCGATCCGCAGGCCAAACGCCGACTGGTAGCGCTCAGCGGCACGCACGGAGTCGAGGGCTATTACGGCTCGGATTGTCAGATCGATTGGCTGAAAACCTTCGAACCCGGTTCGCTGCCCAAGGATGTCGCGGTGGTGATGGTTCACCTGATCAACCCATGGGGTACGGCGTGGTTGCGCCGGGTCAACGAAGACAACATTGACCTCAACCGCAATCACCTCGATTTCAGCGGGCCGTTGCCGGATAACCGCGCTTACGCCGCGCTGCATGAAATCTATGCGTGCACTGATTTGAATGGCCCCGAGCGGAAACGCGCCAATGCCTTGCTCGATGCGCAGATCAACGAGCAGGGCTGGCCGGCGGTGATGTCGATTGTCGAGGGCGGCCAGCACAGCCATCCCGATGGACTGTTTTATGGCGGTCGTGCGCCGAGCTGGTCGAATCGCACATTGCATCAAATCATCGACGTGCATCTGTCTGGCGCTGAAACCGTGATGTGTTTCGACCTGCATACCGGCGCCGGTGAGTACGGCCATCCGATGTTGCTGACCATCACCCAGGCGCCTTATCCGGCACTCGCGCAAGCTCAGGCGATCTATGGCCCATGGCTTTACACGCTGCACACCGGCGCCGACACCTTGAGCGAAACCGGTGTGGCGGCGACGGCCACCGGGTACACCTCCCAAGCGTTGCTCAATGCTTTACCAGACGTGCAGTTGATGCCGTTCGTGATCGAGTGCGGAACGTATCCGGGGCCGGATGTGCATCGGCATTTGCGTGATGACCATTGGTTACATCTGCATGGCGATCCGCTGGATGCGGTAGGGCGTGAGATCAAACTAAAGCTACTGGAGCAGTTCTATCCGGCTGATCCGGATTGGCGGGCGATGGTGGGGCTGCGCACTCGGCAGATCTGGGTGAAGGGGTTGTTAGCCCTGTCGACAGAGAAACCTGAGTAG
- a CDS encoding bacteriocin immunity protein has product MAKKISNYKEEQFIYLLQQIFTSNTDDTSETVLADMLDNFSELAEHPAGTDLIYWPEDEAQCSPEGITATVKEWRAANGLPGFKQ; this is encoded by the coding sequence TTGGCCAAGAAAATTTCTAACTACAAGGAGGAGCAATTTATTTATCTGCTGCAGCAAATATTCACCTCCAACACAGACGATACGTCAGAGACAGTGCTGGCGGATATGTTAGATAACTTCAGTGAGCTGGCCGAACATCCCGCGGGCACTGACTTGATCTACTGGCCAGAGGATGAGGCGCAATGCTCTCCTGAAGGCATCACGGCGACCGTAAAAGAATGGCGCGCTGCGAATGGACTGCCTGGGTTTAAGCAATAA
- a CDS encoding bacteriocin immunity protein encodes MKSRLSDYTEAEFLSFLQEIRAANKNASDEVLDPLLSHFCTITEHPDGTDLIYYPEDEADNSNEAIIETVKKWRAANGLPGFKQ; translated from the coding sequence ATGAAAAGCCGTCTTTCTGACTATACCGAAGCAGAGTTTCTAAGTTTTCTGCAAGAGATTCGAGCCGCCAACAAAAACGCTTCCGATGAAGTTCTCGACCCGCTGTTAAGCCACTTTTGCACCATCACCGAACATCCAGATGGGACGGACTTGATCTACTACCCAGAAGATGAGGCAGATAATTCTAACGAAGCAATCATCGAAACCGTGAAAAAGTGGCGAGCCGCGAATGGACTTCCAGGCTTCAAGCAATAG
- a CDS encoding S-type pyocin domain-containing protein, whose protein sequence is MARFKFLFEVDWLWRRYNGGTSWASWHVPKAPEPVYIEKDEWPTPKPRESQVFAKSCTPGNWCRTDAGTLPESAANFGKIMVAGAMLFPSASTAVATAIDADLALGRLAGGGILQQRLNWAIRGAGGPASVFILGMLPTRMGDGTLHTDDELRRMTRATTRVRFQFRRDAEGVMQVYGIHTGASGDDSVRTVKVEWNSDKTAMEAKLNGITILWTPQRGPLGAMPPLVYPEHGEPLNTILVHPIPDNTDTQIEGLPGEDITAEDCILVFPAETGLKSLYVVFSKPARLTPGTVTGVGEDVSGIWLAGAGTGIGAPIPTRIADRLRGREFSSFDAFRKAFWTEVVNDPDLRSQFIPDNIERMQNGNAPKARYRDANGSKGSFEIHHVDPVSKGGEVYHVDNLRINTPKNHADIHRK, encoded by the coding sequence GTGGCTCGATTCAAATTCCTCTTCGAAGTTGACTGGCTCTGGAGACGCTACAACGGTGGCACTTCATGGGCCTCGTGGCATGTGCCTAAAGCACCGGAACCGGTGTACATCGAAAAGGATGAATGGCCAACGCCCAAGCCCCGCGAAAGTCAGGTGTTCGCCAAGTCCTGCACGCCGGGTAACTGGTGCCGAACGGACGCCGGCACGCTGCCCGAATCTGCCGCCAACTTCGGCAAGATCATGGTCGCGGGGGCCATGCTCTTTCCGTCAGCCAGCACCGCTGTCGCGACGGCGATAGATGCCGATCTGGCCTTGGGCCGTTTAGCCGGCGGCGGGATTCTGCAACAACGCCTCAACTGGGCCATTCGCGGCGCTGGCGGGCCGGCCAGCGTGTTCATCCTCGGGATGCTGCCAACCCGAATGGGCGATGGCACGCTGCACACCGATGACGAATTACGCCGCATGACCCGCGCCACCACCCGCGTGCGCTTCCAGTTCCGGCGTGACGCCGAAGGGGTCATGCAGGTCTACGGCATCCACACCGGCGCCTCGGGCGATGATTCGGTGCGTACTGTCAAAGTCGAGTGGAACAGCGACAAGACTGCGATGGAGGCCAAGCTCAACGGCATCACGATTTTGTGGACACCGCAACGCGGGCCACTCGGTGCAATGCCGCCACTGGTCTATCCCGAACATGGCGAGCCACTGAACACGATCCTTGTTCATCCGATTCCCGACAACACTGATACCCAGATAGAAGGCCTGCCCGGCGAGGACATTACTGCCGAGGATTGTATTCTGGTGTTCCCGGCAGAGACCGGGTTGAAGTCGCTGTATGTGGTGTTTTCGAAACCGGCCAGACTGACGCCGGGTACGGTGACGGGGGTTGGAGAGGATGTGTCGGGGATATGGCTTGCTGGGGCGGGAACGGGGATCGGTGCGCCGATTCCGACACGGATTGCGGATAGGCTTAGGGGGAGGGAGTTTTCAAGCTTCGATGCCTTCAGAAAGGCGTTTTGGACTGAGGTTGTGAATGATCCAGATTTGCGCAGCCAATTTATCCCGGACAACATTGAGCGGATGCAGAATGGTAATGCACCAAAGGCACGTTACAGGGACGCCAATGGTTCAAAAGGCTCCTTTGAAATTCATCATGTCGATCCAGTTTCAAAGGGTGGCGAGGTTTATCACGTAGACAATTTGCGGATCAACACGCCAAAAAACCACGCAGATATTCATCGGAAATAA
- a CDS encoding helix-turn-helix transcriptional regulator — protein sequence MSISNEDRDFLVAMGSRIAHLRTVHEITQTRFARALGLSRQTFQGYEEGTRSMPVTTLVKMAFALRVPVEDLLGVPSYTEKPRHSLTSTWYRRLQSINELSKVQQKVVAQMLDALIAQAATKTSNEEREV from the coding sequence ATGAGCATTTCCAATGAGGATCGCGATTTTCTGGTGGCGATGGGCAGTCGCATTGCTCACTTACGCACAGTGCACGAGATCACACAGACTCGGTTTGCACGGGCTTTAGGTCTTTCCCGGCAAACCTTTCAGGGCTACGAGGAGGGCACCCGGAGCATGCCGGTCACGACACTGGTGAAGATGGCATTTGCGCTTCGCGTGCCTGTTGAAGACCTGCTCGGGGTTCCCTCGTACACGGAGAAGCCCAGACACAGCTTGACCTCGACGTGGTATCGACGGCTGCAGTCCATCAATGAGCTTTCGAAGGTCCAACAGAAGGTCGTTGCGCAGATGCTCGACGCCCTGATCGCACAGGCAGCGACCAAAACGAGCAACGAAGAAAGAGAAGTTTGA
- a CDS encoding amidase, with the protein MNANNISELVLLQAHELAERIRLRQFSCREVMQTYLAHIERFNPRVNALISLQSPEHLLAQADARDAELARGEYRGWMHGLPHAIKDLSLTHGIRTTLGSPLYKDFVPERDGIMVERIKAAGAIIIGKTNTPEFGLGSQSYNPLFGATGCAFDPSKTAGGSSGGAAAALAMHLVPVADGSDMMGSLRNPAAFNNIFGFRPSQGRVPFDDSADLFFDQLGYEGPMARSVRDAALLLSVQAGGDARAPLSIAESGEAFAAPLERDFKGTRLGWLGDFNGYLPMENGVLSLCERTFADFESLGCQVEGVQPGFAPERLWSSWRTLRHWMVAGSLGATYADPQKRALLKPEAIWEVENGLKLSASEVFAASVVRSDWYRAISRLFERYDYLLLPSAQVFPFDKTQPWPTSIEGVAMDTYHRWMEVVIPGTLSGCPVANVQAGFNAQGLPMGLQIIGKHQADFAVLQLAHAYEQASRWFERCPSPLLSQ; encoded by the coding sequence ATGAACGCTAATAACATCAGCGAACTGGTCCTGTTGCAGGCCCACGAGCTCGCCGAACGTATCCGCCTGCGCCAGTTTTCCTGCCGGGAAGTGATGCAGACTTATCTTGCCCATATCGAACGTTTCAACCCACGGGTGAATGCGCTGATCAGCCTGCAATCACCGGAACATCTACTGGCTCAGGCCGATGCACGCGACGCTGAACTGGCGCGTGGTGAATACCGGGGCTGGATGCATGGCCTGCCCCATGCGATCAAGGATCTGTCGCTGACCCACGGCATTCGCACCACGCTCGGCTCGCCGCTGTACAAGGATTTTGTGCCTGAGCGCGACGGCATCATGGTCGAGCGGATCAAGGCTGCCGGCGCGATCATTATCGGCAAGACCAATACGCCGGAATTCGGCCTCGGTTCGCAAAGCTACAACCCGTTGTTTGGTGCCACTGGCTGCGCTTTTGATCCGAGCAAAACAGCGGGTGGCAGTAGCGGTGGCGCGGCGGCGGCGCTGGCGATGCATCTGGTGCCGGTGGCCGATGGCAGCGACATGATGGGTTCGCTGCGCAATCCGGCGGCGTTCAACAACATTTTTGGCTTTCGCCCGTCGCAGGGGCGTGTGCCGTTCGATGACAGTGCTGATCTGTTTTTCGATCAGCTCGGTTACGAAGGGCCGATGGCGCGCAGCGTGAGGGATGCGGCGTTGCTGTTGTCGGTGCAGGCTGGCGGCGATGCGCGGGCGCCGTTGTCCATCGCTGAATCCGGTGAGGCATTTGCTGCACCGCTGGAGCGTGATTTCAAAGGCACGCGCTTGGGCTGGCTGGGGGACTTCAACGGTTATCTACCGATGGAGAATGGCGTGCTGTCGTTGTGTGAGAGGACTTTTGCCGACTTTGAAAGCCTCGGTTGTCAGGTTGAAGGGGTTCAACCGGGCTTCGCGCCTGAGCGGCTTTGGAGCAGTTGGCGGACGTTGCGGCACTGGATGGTCGCCGGGTCTTTGGGCGCAACCTATGCCGATCCGCAGAAACGCGCGTTGTTGAAACCGGAAGCGATCTGGGAAGTGGAGAACGGCTTGAAGCTGTCGGCCAGCGAAGTGTTCGCCGCGTCCGTGGTGCGTAGCGATTGGTATCGGGCGATTTCTCGGCTGTTCGAACGCTACGATTACCTGCTGCTGCCCAGCGCCCAGGTGTTCCCGTTCGATAAGACCCAGCCTTGGCCGACGTCGATTGAGGGCGTGGCGATGGACACGTATCACCGCTGGATGGAGGTGGTCATCCCCGGCACGTTGTCGGGCTGCCCAGTGGCCAACGTCCAGGCGGGATTCAATGCGCAGGGTTTACCGATGGGATTGCAAATCATCGGCAAGCACCAGGCCGACTTCGCTGTCCTGCAATTGGCGCATGCGTATGAACAGGCCAGCCGCTGGTTCGAACGCTGCCCTTCGCCCCTGCTGAGCCAATAA
- a CDS encoding extracellular solute-binding protein produces MSKWIKSVGTSLVLTLPLSMAASVQAAEKLNVVSWSGYFSPEILAKFQKQTGIEVTVDSYDSNETLLAKLKQGGAGYDVAIPSHQFIPILIKENLLERFDPVKEPYYASVVDNLKKPSWDPEGAYSVPFIWGTTSVVLDSARYKGPADSYKVLYEPPAELQGRINMFDSVSDMVDMASLYLNIPLCSEDPKQMQQVLTLLKAQKPFVKTYSSKAGSIRENLASGEIDMSMFWGGSSMRAREMKPTLKYLYPKEGVLAWVDNMVIPTGSKNPANAKAFIAFLSQPENSAMTQNFLKHQSPIKGVEPFLDAALKDAPELHIPEGTNVVFSKTCGEGAIRLADRLWTNLMR; encoded by the coding sequence ATGAGCAAGTGGATAAAAAGCGTCGGCACTTCGTTGGTCCTGACTTTGCCGCTGAGCATGGCCGCCAGTGTTCAGGCCGCCGAGAAACTCAACGTGGTGAGTTGGAGCGGTTACTTTTCGCCGGAGATTCTCGCCAAGTTCCAGAAGCAGACCGGCATCGAAGTCACCGTCGATTCCTACGACTCCAACGAGACTTTGTTGGCGAAATTGAAACAGGGCGGCGCCGGTTATGACGTGGCAATTCCGTCGCACCAGTTCATCCCGATCCTGATCAAGGAAAACCTGCTGGAGCGCTTCGACCCGGTCAAAGAGCCCTACTACGCCAGCGTTGTGGATAACCTGAAAAAACCAAGCTGGGACCCGGAAGGCGCGTATTCGGTGCCGTTCATCTGGGGCACCACCAGCGTCGTATTGGACTCCGCGCGCTACAAAGGCCCGGCCGACAGTTACAAGGTTTTGTATGAGCCGCCAGCCGAATTGCAGGGGCGCATCAACATGTTCGACTCGGTCAGCGACATGGTCGACATGGCCAGCCTGTACCTGAACATTCCGCTGTGCAGCGAAGACCCGAAACAGATGCAGCAGGTGCTGACACTGCTCAAGGCGCAGAAGCCGTTCGTCAAGACCTACAGCTCCAAGGCCGGCTCGATTCGCGAGAACCTCGCCTCGGGTGAAATCGACATGTCGATGTTCTGGGGCGGCTCGTCGATGCGTGCACGCGAGATGAAACCGACGCTGAAATACCTCTATCCGAAAGAAGGTGTGCTGGCCTGGGTCGACAATATGGTCATCCCCACCGGCAGCAAAAATCCGGCGAATGCCAAGGCGTTCATCGCCTTCCTCAGCCAGCCGGAAAACTCGGCAATGACGCAGAACTTCCTCAAGCACCAGAGCCCGATAAAAGGCGTCGAACCGTTCCTCGATGCGGCGCTCAAGGATGCGCCGGAACTGCACATTCCCGAAGGCACCAACGTGGTGTTCAGCAAGACTTGCGGTGAAGGTGCGATCCGCCTCGCCGACCGTCTCTGGACCAACCTGATGCGTTGA
- a CDS encoding ABC transporter permease, with the protein MIGIFKRKGLGVQDFPGFGGFSFLFYLYLYAPIVVLVVFSFNANQSATVWTGFSLDWYRAAFANQALRQAAGNSLLIAVCASMIATAIATLAALGTSRGAKFKGLHLSMGAIMLPLVLPEIVVGVATLALFSTIGLSLGYGNLIIAHTVFCIPFAYLPIRARLNDMDLSLEQASADLYAGPWRTFRKVTLPLLMPGIFSGLMLAFIVSLDNFVISMMVSQAGTTTLPIFIFGLLRMGVTPDVNAVSTLILGVSVLFVSLSYLLGKKNA; encoded by the coding sequence ATGATCGGAATATTCAAACGCAAAGGGCTGGGCGTGCAGGACTTCCCCGGCTTCGGCGGCTTCAGTTTCCTGTTCTATCTGTACCTGTACGCGCCGATCGTGGTGCTGGTGGTGTTCTCGTTCAACGCCAACCAATCGGCGACGGTGTGGACCGGTTTCAGTCTCGATTGGTATCGCGCCGCGTTCGCCAATCAGGCCTTGCGCCAGGCCGCCGGCAACAGCCTGTTGATCGCCGTCTGCGCAAGCATGATCGCCACGGCGATTGCCACCCTCGCCGCCCTCGGCACCTCGCGTGGCGCCAAGTTCAAGGGCCTGCACTTGTCGATGGGCGCGATCATGTTGCCGCTGGTGCTGCCGGAAATTGTCGTCGGTGTGGCGACGCTGGCGCTGTTCTCGACCATCGGTCTGTCGCTGGGTTACGGCAACCTGATCATCGCGCACACGGTGTTTTGTATTCCCTTCGCCTACCTGCCGATTCGGGCGCGATTGAACGATATGGACCTGTCGCTGGAGCAGGCTTCAGCCGACCTCTACGCCGGCCCGTGGCGAACCTTTCGCAAAGTGACATTGCCGCTGCTGATGCCGGGGATTTTCTCCGGGCTGATGCTGGCCTTCATCGTCTCGCTGGATAACTTCGTGATCTCGATGATGGTCTCGCAGGCCGGCACCACGACCCTGCCGATCTTCATCTTCGGCCTGCTGCGCATGGGTGTGACACCCGACGTCAACGCCGTGTCGACGCTGATCCTCGGCGTCTCGGTGCTGTTCGTCAGCCTCTCTTACCTGTTGGGCAAAAAGAACGCCTGA
- a CDS encoding ABC transporter permease, whose translation MHALPIANTLERRKAFQSFLGVSPALIAIGLFLLVPILIVIGYSLMEANPYGGVNKVFSSDAYTSLLFERQLDDSLAFADSYLIIALRSIGIAGLTTLITLLIGFPVAVWLAMQPAHRRGLLIFLITVPFWANLLIRTYAWILLLRNTGVINNSLMGMGVIHEPLQLLYTDGAVLLGLVYTYAPFVVLPIYATLEKMDIRLLEAAQDLYAGRIRTLRKVVLPIAKPGILAGAILTFVPCLGAMIAPELLGGGTRMMLGNLIFRQFSDARNWPFGAALSLVLMAAVMLVLTVYALRAERQRIAKGGA comes from the coding sequence ATGCACGCCTTACCGATTGCCAACACGCTGGAGCGGCGCAAAGCCTTCCAGAGTTTCCTCGGCGTCAGCCCGGCGCTGATCGCCATCGGCCTGTTTCTGCTGGTGCCGATTCTGATCGTCATCGGCTATTCGCTGATGGAGGCCAACCCCTACGGCGGGGTCAACAAGGTCTTCAGCAGCGACGCCTACACCTCACTGCTGTTCGAGCGGCAACTGGACGACAGCCTCGCGTTTGCCGACTCGTATCTGATCATCGCCCTGCGTTCGATCGGCATTGCCGGACTGACCACCCTCATCACGTTGCTGATCGGTTTTCCGGTTGCGGTGTGGCTGGCCATGCAACCGGCGCATCGGCGCGGCTTGTTGATCTTTCTGATCACCGTGCCGTTCTGGGCCAACCTGCTGATCCGCACCTACGCGTGGATTCTGCTGCTGCGTAACACCGGGGTGATCAACAACAGCCTGATGGGCATGGGCGTTATTCACGAACCTTTGCAGTTGCTCTACACCGACGGCGCGGTGCTGCTGGGGCTGGTTTACACCTACGCGCCGTTCGTGGTTTTGCCGATTTACGCGACGCTGGAAAAAATGGATATACGCCTGCTCGAAGCTGCCCAGGATCTGTATGCGGGGCGGATACGCACATTACGCAAAGTGGTTTTGCCAATCGCCAAACCGGGGATTCTCGCCGGCGCCATCCTCACTTTCGTGCCGTGCCTGGGCGCGATGATTGCCCCGGAACTGCTCGGCGGCGGCACGCGAATGATGCTCGGCAACCTGATCTTCCGGCAGTTCAGCGATGCGCGTAACTGGCCGTTTGGCGCAGCGCTGTCGCTGGTGCTGATGGCCGCGGTGATGCTGGTGCTGACCGTTTATGCCCTGCGCGCCGAGCGCCAGCGCATCGCCAAAGGAGGTGCGTGA
- a CDS encoding ABC transporter ATP-binding protein: MNALHSLQTLAVSIRSVRKVYGDPHTGPVALKSIDLDIRDNEFFTLLGPSGCGKTTLLRMIAGFEFPTEGEILLYGENIADRPPFQRPVNTVFQHYALFPHMTIAENLAFGLESHPMGKVLTKAQIAERVREMLALVQMERFANRKPAQLSGGQQQRVALARALAPHPKVLLLDEPLSALDLKLRQAMREELKTIQAKTGITFIFVTHDQEEALTMSDRIAVLSEGEVQQVGRPEDIYERPRNRFVADFIGETNFIEGTVTRVEDGQAWFAGPAGHPLPAQPCSDVPVGASVTLSVRPERLHLVPATTDTALPCRIEAQIYLGTDLQYQVSLSDGSRLTVRTPNCVDQSLRFAVGSQAGLLFDRGSASVLHD; this comes from the coding sequence ATGAATGCCCTGCATTCGCTGCAAACGCTGGCGGTCTCGATCCGCTCAGTGCGCAAGGTTTACGGTGATCCGCACACAGGTCCGGTGGCACTGAAAAGCATCGACCTGGACATCCGCGACAACGAATTCTTCACCCTTCTCGGCCCTTCCGGCTGCGGCAAGACCACGCTGCTGCGGATGATCGCCGGTTTTGAATTTCCCACCGAAGGCGAGATTCTGCTCTACGGCGAAAACATCGCTGATCGCCCGCCCTTCCAGCGCCCGGTCAACACGGTGTTCCAGCATTACGCGCTGTTCCCGCACATGACCATCGCCGAGAACCTCGCTTTCGGCCTCGAATCGCACCCGATGGGCAAAGTCCTGACCAAGGCGCAAATCGCCGAGCGCGTGCGCGAGATGCTGGCGCTGGTGCAGATGGAACGTTTCGCCAACCGCAAACCGGCGCAACTGTCTGGCGGTCAGCAGCAACGTGTCGCCCTCGCCCGCGCTTTGGCACCGCATCCGAAGGTACTGCTGCTCGACGAGCCGCTTTCCGCGCTCGATCTCAAGCTGCGCCAGGCGATGCGCGAAGAGCTGAAAACCATCCAGGCGAAAACCGGCATCACCTTCATCTTCGTCACCCACGACCAGGAAGAAGCGCTGACCATGTCCGACCGCATCGCCGTGCTCTCCGAAGGCGAAGTGCAGCAGGTGGGGCGGCCGGAAGATATCTACGAACGCCCGCGCAATCGCTTCGTCGCCGACTTCATTGGCGAAACCAATTTCATCGAAGGCACCGTCACCCGTGTGGAAGACGGTCAGGCGTGGTTCGCCGGGCCGGCCGGGCATCCTCTGCCCGCGCAACCATGCAGCGATGTGCCGGTCGGCGCCAGCGTCACCTTGTCGGTGCGCCCCGAGCGCCTGCATCTGGTGCCGGCGACTACCGACACCGCGCTGCCGTGCCGGATCGAAGCGCAGATCTATCTCGGCACCGACCTGCAATATCAGGTCAGCCTCAGCGACGGTTCGCGCCTCACCGTGCGTACGCCCAATTGCGTCGACCAGAGCCTGCGCTTTGCCGTCGGTTCTCAGGCCGGTCTGTTGTTCGACCGTGGAAGCGCCAGCGTCCTGCACGATTGA
- a CDS encoding LysR substrate-binding domain-containing protein, protein MPDHRLPPLNAVRAFDAAARLGSYVEASKALHVTQPAIGRHVKLLEDWLGIQLFERTSRGVNLTPAGEKYHRKISAALQLIIEAGKEARPKDAERWLRIMVVPGFAKRWLMPRIEALRHLRPGLKLAIEPNSTFTEVDGKSADLGIVYGLDGQYADSRETLICPRVFPICTPTYLASVAPIDGPADLVGHELIHVDDGEWWNLWFAAHELDIHLNSDMLYVNNDHALSVAESGQGIALANEVLVRHELASGKLVRAVDAQVKLESYRVLTPSAELSADVAWFIQWLKAELEADFPEAVIN, encoded by the coding sequence ATGCCCGACCACCGTTTGCCGCCACTCAACGCGGTGCGTGCCTTTGATGCCGCCGCCCGTTTGGGCAGCTATGTTGAAGCCTCGAAAGCCCTGCACGTGACCCAGCCAGCGATTGGCCGCCATGTGAAATTGCTCGAGGACTGGTTGGGCATTCAATTGTTCGAGCGCACTTCGCGCGGGGTCAACCTGACGCCGGCGGGGGAGAAGTACCACCGCAAGATCAGCGCCGCTTTGCAGTTGATCATCGAGGCTGGCAAGGAAGCCCGGCCGAAAGACGCCGAGCGTTGGCTGCGGATCATGGTGGTGCCGGGGTTTGCCAAGCGTTGGTTGATGCCAAGGATCGAAGCACTGCGGCATCTGCGGCCGGGATTGAAATTGGCCATCGAGCCGAACTCCACGTTTACCGAAGTGGATGGTAAAAGCGCGGATCTCGGAATCGTCTACGGCCTCGACGGCCAATATGCCGACTCACGGGAAACGCTGATCTGCCCGCGAGTATTTCCGATCTGCACGCCGACGTATCTGGCCAGCGTCGCACCGATTGACGGCCCGGCCGATCTGGTCGGACACGAACTGATCCACGTCGATGACGGTGAGTGGTGGAACCTGTGGTTCGCCGCTCACGAGCTCGATATCCATCTCAATTCCGACATGCTCTACGTCAACAATGACCACGCGCTGTCAGTCGCTGAGAGCGGGCAGGGCATCGCGCTGGCCAACGAGGTGCTGGTGCGTCATGAACTCGCCAGCGGCAAACTGGTGCGCGCAGTCGACGCTCAGGTGAAGCTTGAGAGTTATCGAGTGCTGACGCCGTCCGCCGAACTCTCGGCGGATGTGGCGTGGTTTATTCAGTGGTTGAAAGCCGAGCTGGAAGCGGATTTCCCCGAAGCGGTCATCAACTGA